Proteins encoded in a region of the Triticum dicoccoides isolate Atlit2015 ecotype Zavitan chromosome 3A, WEW_v2.0, whole genome shotgun sequence genome:
- the LOC119266671 gene encoding alpha-1,3-arabinosyltransferase XAT3-like, with protein sequence MKQQGFGGVRFESQRFRLLSIVVGCFLISVTFLLSTRPESTVFDTLSPKMAWLEETRSTPVRSAVKTVKPSSSSLPRGLGRDFLVDVAPKQGDAHGRQPEQSAGEKTETEWVKDTVIIQESSAVAAERAEQEEAEQGHGADAGAGEDATPGATEEVVRDDVVRPTAAVITAPPAVETTPTPATTTRHDQDQLLPMPEGETRKAGGRMMKLHAEPATTEQHQLPTPGRLETPEPERAARDQPQQPLPPLCDFSDRRSDVCDFTGDIRMDANASSFVVVVDAATAAQSHKVRPYPRKGDQTCMGRVPEITVRTTSSSSTPPPPQCTRTHGVPAVTFSIGGYTGNIFHDFSDVLVPLYNTVHRYRGDVQLVMANVAPWWLVKYDKLLRELSRHAPLDLAAAAAKGETHCFRHAVVSLRAHRELIIERDRSPDGLATPDFTRFIRRALSLPRDAPTRLADGTGRKPRLLIIARHRTRILLNLGDMLRVAEEAGFEAAMSESDVGDPISRVGAEINSADVLVGVHGAGLTNMMFLPPGATMVQVVPWGGLQWIARMDYGDPAEAMGLRYVQYEIGVEESSLKDTYPRGHKIFTDPTSLHKKGFGFMRHTLMDGQNITLDLGRFRGVLQQALGNYLAQ encoded by the exons ATGAAGCAGCAGGGCTTCGGCGGCGTGCGGTTCGAGTCGCAGCGGTTCCGGCTGCTGTCCATCGTTGTCGGCTGCTTCCTCATCTCCGTCACCTTCCTCCTCTCCACCCGCCCCGAGTCCACCGTCTTCGACACAC TGAGCCCCAAGATGGCGTGGTTGGAGGAGACGCGGAGCACGCCGGTGAGGTCGGCCGTCAAGACCGTcaagccctcctcctcctccctgcccCGCGGCTTAGGCCGGGATTTCCTGGTGGACGTCGCGCCAAAGCAGGGAGACGCCCATGGACGGCAGCCGGAGCAGAGCGCCGGCGAGAAGACAGAGACGGAAT GGGTGAAGGACACGGTGATAATCCAGGAGAGCAGCGCCGTCGCCGCCGAGAGGGCAGAGCAGGAGGAGGCAGAGCAAGGCCACGGCGCCGACGCCGGCGCCGGCGAGGACGCTACACCAG GTGCGACGGAGGAGGTGGTCCGCGACGACGTCGTGCGGCCCACGGCGGCCGTGATCACCGCGCCTCCGGCCGTGGAGACGACGCCGACGCCTGCGACGACGACTCGGCACGACCAGGACCAGCTGCTGCCAATGCCAG AGGGGGAGACCCGTAAGGCCGGCGGCCGGATGATGAAGCTCCATGCCGAGCCGGCGACGACGGAGCAGCACCAGCTGCCGACGCCGGGGAGGTTGGAGACGCCGGAACCGGAAC GTGCCGCCCGGGACCAACCGCAGCAGCCTCTGCCGCCGTTGTGCGACTTCTCCGACCGCCGCAGCGACGTGTGCGACTTCACCGGCGACATCCGCATGGACGCCAACGCGTCGTCGTTCGTCGTGGTCGTTGACGCCGCGACGGCCGCGCAGTCGCACAAGGTGCGGCCGTACCCGCGCAAGGGCGACCAGACGTGCATGGGCCGCGTGCCCGAGATCACCGTGCGCACGACGTCCTCGTCGTCGACGCCCCCACCGCCGCAGTGCACCAGGACGCACGGCGTGCCGGCGGTGACGTTCTCGATCGGCGGGTACACGGGCAACATCTTCCACGACTTCTCCGACGTGCTCGTCCCGCTCTACAACACGGTGCACCGGTACCGCGGCGACGTGCAGCTGGTGATGGCGAACGTGGCGCCCTGGTGGCTGGTCAAGTACGACAAGCTCCTCCGCGAgctctcccgccacgcgcccctcgaCCTCGCCGCGGCCGCCGCCAAAGGGGAGACGCACTGCTTCCGGCACGCGGTGGTGAGCCTCCGCGCGCACCGGGAGCTGATCATCGAGCGCGACCGCAGCCCGGACGGCCTCGCCACGCCGGACTTCACCCGGTTCATCCGGCGCGCGCTCTCCCTGCCCCGCGACGCGCCCACCCGTCTCGCCGACGGCACGGGCCGCAAGCCCCGGCTGCTCATCATCGCGCGGCACCGGACGCGCATCCTGCTCAACCTCGGCGACATGCTGCGCGTGGCGGAGGAGGCCGGGTTCGAGGCGGCGATGAGCGAGTCGGACGTGGGCGACCCCATCTCGCGCGTCGGCGCGGAGATCAACTCCGCCGACGTGCTGGTGGGGGTGCACGGCGCCGGGCTGACCAACATGATGTTCCTGCCGCCGGGGGCGACGATGGTGCAGGTGGTGCCGTGGGGCGGGCTGCAGTGGATCGCGCGCATGGACTACGGCGACCCCGCCGAGGCCATGGGGCTCCGGTACGTGCAGTACGAGATCGGCGTGGAGGAGAGCTCGCTCAAGGACACGTACCCGAGGGGACACAAGATCTTCACCGACCCGACGTCGCTCCACAAGAAGGGCTTCGGCTTCATGCGCCACACGCTCATGGACGGCCAGAACATCACCCTCGACCTCGGCCGCTTCCGCGGCGTGCTCCAGCAGGCGCTCGGCAACTACCTCGCGCAGTAG